In the genome of Terriglobia bacterium, the window CGAACTCGCGGTACACCTCGTCGGAGATCAGGGTGAGTTCCCGCTCCCGGCAGATCGCGCCCAGGAGCTCCATCTCCCCATCGGTGTAGACGGTGCCGGTGGGATTGTTGGGGGAGCAGATGAGGATCCCCCGTGTCTTCGGCCCGATCCTCGCCTCGATCGCTCCTCGCGAGGGGAGGTGGTAGCCGTCCTCGGCGTGGGTGGTGACCGGGACCAGCTTGACCCCGACGAGCGAGGCGAACCCGTTGTAGTTCGTGTAGAACGGCTCGAAGACCACGATCTCGTCGCCTTCGTCCGCGAGAGCGGCCAGCACGAAGAGGATCGCCTCGCTCCCACCGGTGGTCACGAAGATCTCCTCGGCGGCGACGCTGAGGCCGACGCGCGCGTAGTAGCCGCGCAGCGTCTCGATGAACTCGGGCAGCCCCTGGGAGGGCCCGTACGCGACGTTGCGCCCGTCGAAGCTCCGGAGGCGGTCCAAGATCTCTTTCGGGGTGGGGATGTCGGGCTGGCCGATGTTGAGCGCGAGGATCGACTTGCCGGCCCTGCGCGCCTCGGCCGCGAACGGCGCGAGCCGCCGGATCGGAGAGGCGGGCATCTCGCGCGCGCGCCGTGAGAGGTGCATCGAGTGCGGCATGTTCGCTCTCCTCCCGCGATCCCGGGGGTCCGCGCGCGCGGCGGGAAGGGACGTCAGTGTAGCGGATCGGAACGATCTCCGACAGG includes:
- a CDS encoding pyridoxal phosphate-dependent aminotransferase, whose amino-acid sequence is MHLSRRAREMPASPIRRLAPFAAEARRAGKSILALNIGQPDIPTPKEILDRLRSFDGRNVAYGPSQGLPEFIETLRGYYARVGLSVAAEEIFVTTGGSEAILFVLAALADEGDEIVVFEPFYTNYNGFASLVGVKLVPVTTHAEDGYHLPSRGAIEARIGPKTRGILICSPNNPTGTVYTDGEMELLGAICRERELTLISDEVYREFAYDGRRQRSVLTLPGIEDRVVMVDSLSKRVSLCGIRIGNIVCRSRELMAAVLRFGQARLCPPTVGQFAATALAEVPPSYIEGVIREYQRRRDVVYASLAGSPGVTVRKPEGAFYLCAKLPIDDAERFAIFMLRDFGVDGETVMVAPADGFYATPGLGRDEVRIAYVLEEAKLTRAMAILTSALRAYPGKAVAV